The region CGCCGCCGTGCTCGCGTCGCTGGTCGTGGCGAGCTGCTGGCCGGTGATCACGAAGCTGTCGTCGCCCGGACCGGTGGTGCTGTCGTTGTCGAGCCCCACGATCGAGCCGTCGTCGACCCGCGAGATCGCGTACTGACCCTGTTCGAGGTCGGCGGTGTCGATCACCGCGGTGCCGTTGGCCGCGGTCTCGAAGTTGGTCACGCTCGACCCGAGGCTGCCGTTGTCGACCGTGCTGACCTGGTAGCTCGTCGAGGGCTCGCCCTGGGAGAACAGGAGGCGCGCGCCCTGGTCGTACTCGTCACCCGCCGCCACCTGGGCGTCGACGTCGAGCGTCGAGACCTGTGCCGTCGCGTTCACGAGGGTGCCGTTGACGACGAGTCGGTCGTCCTGGGTCGGGTCGAAGGACTCCTCCTCACGGAGGGTCTGCGAGCGACCCTCGGACTCGGTGTACGCGACCGCGACGACCTCCTGGCTCTCGGAGATGTTGTTGCCGACGTCCACCGTGTACGACTGCGGCGTCGTGTTGTCGGAGACGTTGGTCGAGCCCACCAGCTGGTCGGGCGAGCCGTCAGGGCCCGTGGTGAACAGCCCGACGTAGCCGCTGCCCGGCACCGCCGCCGAGACGTTGAGGCTCTGGGAGTCGTCGAACTGTGAGACGCTCTGGTTCGAGAGCGAGATCGCGGGCTGGCTCAGCGGGTAGCTGTCGGTCGCCGTGGGACCATCGCTCGCACCCGAGGGGTCCGTGAAGGTGGCGTTGACAGTGTAATCGCCGGGCTGGTTCGGCGTGGTGAAGTTGCCGACCTTGAACGCCACCTCGGCACCCGTTCCGGGGCTGTCCGAGGCGAACTGCGGCTGGACCGGCCGCGGGAGCTGGATCGTGAGCTCCTTGCCGTTGGCGCTCGTGGAGGTGTTGATACCGGCCACGTCGACGATCGAGCTCTGCCGGTTGGCGATCTCGATGCGCTCGCCGCCCCGGATCACCATGAAGATGTCGTCGTCGGTCACGTTCTCGAAGCTCCCGGACTCGGTCCGGAGGGTGACCGTGTCGATGCCGTTCTCAGCCACGGTGTCGTTCGGTCGGGCGACGTAGACGAACGTGCCGAGCGTGTCCGACCCCGGGGTCTGTGGGTACGTCGCCGCCGCACCCGAGTCGAGCGCGGCCGCCGACCCGGCGAAGCCGACCGTCCCGACTACCGCCGAAAGCACTACCACCACCGCTACCGTTAGACTGCGTTTGGTTCCTGTCATCTGTGTTGAATCCGCCAGTTCGTCGGGCGTATCGAATGATACCCCGTAGGCCTGTGGTATATCACTGACGGCTCGGACCCGACCTGTGTTCAGTTCCCTCTCGGAAGTAATTTTTCCGCACAGCCTTCTTCTCCAGCGTCGGCGGGCAGTACCGCCCCGATCCGGGGATCGTCGCCGGGTCGAGGCCGAACCGACGACGACCTTTTCACGAGATTCGACCGACGTGTTTAGAAGCATCGGGGTCGTCGGTCCAGCCAACGGTACATGAACCACCTCTTTTTTACGAACACCCCCGCTCACGTTCATCTCTACAAACACGCCATCAACGCCCTCGAATCGCGCGGTCACGACGTCCTAGTGCTCGGCCGTGATTACGGCGTCACGAAACCCCTCCTCGATTACTACGACCTGCCCTACCGGCTCTACGGCCGGCTGGCGACCACGAAGTGGTCACTGGTGCGCCAGCTTCCCGCCCACTACTGGTCGATACTCCGGCAGACGCGGCGATACGACCCGGACACGGTCTTCGGGATGGGAGCCTACGCGGCCCACGCCGGCGCGCTCTCGCGGACGCCCGTGACGCTGATCTTGGACTCCGAACCCACCTCGCTCGACCACGCCGTCTCGCGGCCCTTCGCCGACACCATTCTCACGCCCTACGCCTTCGGGAAGGACCTCGGCCCGAACCACTACCGCTTTCGCGGGTTCAAGGAGTCGGCCTACCTCCACCCGGACGTCTTCACGCCGCGCGACGACATCCGCGAGAAGCTCGGCGTCGGGCCGGACGAACGCTACGTGATCTGCCGGCTCAACGCCTTCGGCTCCCACCACGACGTGAGCCAGTCGGGGATCGGACCGAGGAAACGCCGCCAGCTGGTCGAACGCCTCGCGCCCCACGCGACGGTGTTCGTCTCTGACGAGGGCGGCAAGATGTGCTTCGACGACGTCGACGCACGGCCGTTCGACCTCCACCCGGGGCTGCTCCACGACGCCCTCGCCGAGGCCTCGCTCCTCGTCGCCGACACCCAGACGATGGTGACCGAGGCCGCCCTGCTCGGGACCCCCGCGATCCGGTCGAACTCCTTCGTCGGCGAGTCGGACATGGGCAACTTCATCGAACTCGAACGCGAGGGGCTGATCTACAACATCGCCTCGTTCGACGCCGCGCTCGACCGGGCGTGCTCGCTGCTCGACGACGATTCGGTCGCGGCGCGGTGGGCGGAGAAGCGCGACGCCTACATGGCCGACATGGTGAACCTCACCGACGTCATCGTCGACCTCGCCACCAACCCCGACGGGCCGTCGGCGGTCGAGGGGCTCTCGCGCGACGACGCACCGGCCTACCGCCGTGGGACGCCGACGGTAGAACACTGACGGCCGACGCTCGGGAAAAGACGTGCGCGGGGCGGGACCTGCCCACGTTCTACTGGAGGGAACGAGCGCGGAAGGCGTCTATCCGAACAGTCGGTCGGCGACGCCGTTCACCAGTTGATAGCCTTCCTTCGCGGCCGCCATCGCGGCCCCGCCGGACTCGATGGTGTAGGAGGGCACGAGGTCCGCGCCGAACTTCGCCTTGTACCGACAGAGGTGTTCGGTGTTCGCCCCAACGAGGTCGTACTCGTGGACCGAGCCCAGGGGCGGGTCGGCGACGACGTCCTCGATCAGCCGCCAGTGGAGCAGGCTGTTGACCCCGGAGTTGCCGCCCGAGCGCGCGCCGCCGAGCCAGTAGTAGGCCGCGTCGTTCGAGTAGAGCGCGATGATCCCGCCCTCGTAGGCACCGTCCTCGCGCGCGACGTAGACCCGACATCGCTCGTCGAGGCTCGTCACGAGGTCCTCGACGTACGCCCAGGTCGGCCCGAAGTGTTCGTCCTGTTCGGCGTACCGAGCCGCGACGTCGTCGTAGACCTCCCGGGCGGCTTCGACGGTGTTCTCGGGCGTCTCGACCGCGACCGCCGACTCCTCCGCCGACCCGATCTCGCGTCGGAGGCTCCGGCTGAACGATTTCAGGACCTCGTCGGACGAGCGCTCGTCGAGCGGGAGCCGGTAGGTGAAGGTCGGGTCGACCGAGAGCCCCTCCCAGCGGTAGGGTCGCGGGTCCGGGTAGGCGGGGTGGCCGACGAATCGAACCAGCGTCCGGGGGTCGTCGGCTTCTATCGCGTCGAGCAGGCCGGCGGTGAACTCGCGGTTGACCTTCTCGCGTTTGCGTCGTTTCGGGCTCGTCGGCATCACCAGCGGGCCGAGACCCGGGATCGCCATCCCCGGCGGCGGCGAGGAGACCACCCGCAGCCCCGCGACCCGCCGGACGAACAGCGGGACCATCCCCACGAGCTGCTCGCCACGGTAGCCGCCGACGAGGAGTCGGTCGCCCGCGGCGTGGCGGTCGAGCACGTCGAGGGCTTCGGGGGTGTGAAAGACCTCGAAGCCCGAGGCGGGAAGTCCGGACCCCCAGGTGTCGAGGTCGAGCCGCTCGAATCTCATGGCCGGATCGGAGCGAGGTAGCTGCCGTTCATCGTGGGATTTTCACTCCGGCGACCCGATAAAGCGTTTCCCTTTCGCCGCTCAGTCGATGAGTTCGGGCGTGGCGTCGCCCGGTGTCGTGTCGTCGGAGGACCCGTTCACACGGTCGAGATACGCACCCGGCGAACCGACCCACGCGTCCATCTCCAGGGCGCGCTCGACGAGGCGCTCGTAGAGGTCGCGATAGCCCGGGAAGTCGGGACCGACATACCGGGGATGCCAGAGCACGGTCATCACGGCGTCGTTCGCGGCCGCCTCTTCGAGGAGTCGCTCGCACTCCCGCCACGCCGCATCGAAGCTCTCGGTTCCCTCGACGAGCGCGACCTCCATGACCGTCAGCGGGAAGACGGCGAACTCGTCGTCGAAGGGGTGGAGGAGGTCGTAGCCGTGTTCGAAGCCGTAGGTGGCGCTCGACCCGAGCGAGCTGTCGTACTCCAGCCCGAGCGCACGGTAGTGGGCCCAGGTGTCGGGGCCGCGACGCAGGAAGTGTTGTCGGCCGCCCCG is a window of Halococcus hamelinensis 100A6 DNA encoding:
- a CDS encoding PGF-CTERM sorting domain-containing protein is translated as MLSAVVGTVGFAGSAAALDSGAAATYPQTPGSDTLGTFVYVARPNDTVAENGIDTVTLRTESGSFENVTDDDIFMVIRGGERIEIANRQSSIVDVAGINTSTSANGKELTIQLPRPVQPQFASDSPGTGAEVAFKVGNFTTPNQPGDYTVNATFTDPSGASDGPTATDSYPLSQPAISLSNQSVSQFDDSQSLNVSAAVPGSGYVGLFTTGPDGSPDQLVGSTNVSDNTTPQSYTVDVGNNISESQEVVAVAYTESEGRSQTLREEESFDPTQDDRLVVNGTLVNATAQVSTLDVDAQVAAGDEYDQGARLLFSQGEPSTSYQVSTVDNGSLGSSVTNFETAANGTAVIDTADLEQGQYAISRVDDGSIVGLDNDSTTGPGDDSFVITGQQLATTSDASTAATAGGSTAATSGESTAAGAAGGESTQAGGDGNASNGNESGGGSGAGGPGFGVVVAVVALLGAALIATRRR
- a CDS encoding GNAT family N-acetyltransferase: MRFERLDLDTWGSGLPASGFEVFHTPEALDVLDRHAAGDRLLVGGYRGEQLVGMVPLFVRRVAGLRVVSSPPPGMAIPGLGPLVMPTSPKRRKREKVNREFTAGLLDAIEADDPRTLVRFVGHPAYPDPRPYRWEGLSVDPTFTYRLPLDERSSDEVLKSFSRSLRREIGSAEESAVAVETPENTVEAAREVYDDVAARYAEQDEHFGPTWAYVEDLVTSLDERCRVYVAREDGAYEGGIIALYSNDAAYYWLGGARSGGNSGVNSLLHWRLIEDVVADPPLGSVHEYDLVGANTEHLCRYKAKFGADLVPSYTIESGGAAMAAAKEGYQLVNGVADRLFG
- a CDS encoding polysaccharide deacetylase family protein, which encodes MAEFALCLTHDVDRPYKTYQAVYDAIRERDPGRLDALRLGNDPYWQFETLMGIEERFGVRSAFYFLSEPGLGEHHPSKWFRPRYWLEHLGRYDVEAPRMANVIDALDDGGWEVGLHGSYDTADDRERLRAEKERIEGVVGHPVRGGRQHFLRRGPDTWAHYRALGLEYDSSLGSSATYGFEHGYDLLHPFDDEFAVFPLTVMEVALVEGTESFDAAWRECERLLEEAAANDAVMTVLWHPRYVGPDFPGYRDLYERLVERALEMDAWVGSPGAYLDRVNGSSDDTTPGDATPELID
- a CDS encoding DUF354 domain-containing protein — protein: MNHLFFTNTPAHVHLYKHAINALESRGHDVLVLGRDYGVTKPLLDYYDLPYRLYGRLATTKWSLVRQLPAHYWSILRQTRRYDPDTVFGMGAYAAHAGALSRTPVTLILDSEPTSLDHAVSRPFADTILTPYAFGKDLGPNHYRFRGFKESAYLHPDVFTPRDDIREKLGVGPDERYVICRLNAFGSHHDVSQSGIGPRKRRQLVERLAPHATVFVSDEGGKMCFDDVDARPFDLHPGLLHDALAEASLLVADTQTMVTEAALLGTPAIRSNSFVGESDMGNFIELEREGLIYNIASFDAALDRACSLLDDDSVAARWAEKRDAYMADMVNLTDVIVDLATNPDGPSAVEGLSRDDAPAYRRGTPTVEH